Proteins from a genomic interval of Pseudoalteromonas sp. MEBiC 03607:
- a CDS encoding Ig-like domain-containing protein, with amino-acid sequence MTKLTCLAMLLLSTQAISATKSTPEYNQFGDATYSNSQPINYDESYFTSRAQQNIAPTTSLSKTLATSTTSELENIELTSVFRRFSLSNSTGLNGLYAVDLFGNGNKQIISVQQNDFNIIEYKDNQYSVVEGFDSQDYITDSTLVKSIADDTYYLILMTSSQIVKINLLTMKVESTKNVVSSQSVTARDINNDGQDELIAIANSQILILDQSDLSVISELEYYGNKFVVGSFTEQNVHELMLEDGKLYRISENTIDYIKTLNSQLTGIHLQSVDTNQDGLDEVINGQGWYSIELISPNTDSIVWTANSDLDISKIIVADINNDGAQELVYGDGQWGQIHALSLSSGEEFWQINNPEHSVSSILVDDFNLDGKTDIAWGAGYTSSGDDGFYIHTVEDKSMQWSQTITVYSQFLLGLADIDGKGGIDVIFSENGTNKLQVIDIETKEQVLPSIALTDGWNDYQYVITADLFNDGKNYLIVAGSETYTGNIQVFSPENGNLLYTVPFQSGDQISTIEAHDINNDGLLELIVGNGASHTGSEGSYIRVFNGQTGELLKQSPRLQNFWGGVSGIVAGIDTQQSSKELFALTGNQLVKYNYTDNSVTNYSLNDSFKSLEGVVVDGKKALYVANQYGLLFSFKESGEMSEVAQLCDNSLNNIVSTRAGFILFSCEDKFGEYDLINDELLYEVARANQRSSIVSATYKGVDYSLLSGKSIEVFSNEAAAPLATPQDSEVTSHVLAAIDVNLNLSDIDFVVFENSPSLGQLTFIDRKTGQFTYTPNGTVGVDELAFYTVKGRSRSELAKFTATLTNQAPVVENSTIKTHWNTPLILNLPASDADDEQLIFTVKNEPQHGHIELLDQNMGEIKYTPSGESLQPVSITFTAQDSLEETALANVVVELTNTTPTATDLSYETYYSTVVNGRFIGNDEDSDELEFELVTSPSSGELSFDKDTGLFVYEPAGESTYAVNFSYRAKDRFASSEAKTVVINVVGKADNSSSDSGSGGSVYYLISLLLAMVAFRRKLKL; translated from the coding sequence ATGACCAAACTAACATGTCTAGCGATGCTTTTACTTAGCACGCAAGCTATCAGTGCGACTAAAAGCACACCTGAATATAATCAATTTGGCGATGCGACTTATTCAAATTCGCAACCAATTAATTATGACGAATCTTATTTTACAAGTCGCGCACAACAAAATATAGCGCCGACTACTTCGTTGAGTAAAACCTTAGCGACATCAACTACATCAGAATTAGAAAACATAGAGCTTACCTCGGTGTTTCGCCGTTTTTCATTAAGTAATTCAACAGGTCTCAATGGTCTTTATGCTGTTGACTTGTTCGGTAACGGTAATAAGCAAATTATTTCGGTGCAACAAAACGATTTTAATATTATTGAGTATAAAGATAATCAATATTCAGTCGTTGAAGGTTTCGATTCTCAGGATTACATCACTGATAGTACATTGGTAAAAAGCATTGCAGATGATACATATTATTTAATACTTATGACGAGCAGTCAGATAGTAAAAATTAACTTACTAACAATGAAAGTCGAAAGTACTAAGAATGTAGTTTCTAGCCAATCAGTTACGGCAAGAGATATTAATAACGATGGTCAGGACGAGCTTATTGCTATTGCCAATAGCCAGATTTTAATACTAGACCAGTCAGACCTTTCTGTTATTTCAGAGCTTGAGTATTACGGTAACAAATTTGTTGTTGGTTCGTTTACCGAGCAAAATGTTCACGAATTAATGCTTGAAGATGGCAAGTTGTATCGTATCTCTGAAAATACAATAGATTATATAAAAACACTGAACAGCCAACTAACAGGTATCCATTTACAAAGTGTTGATACAAACCAAGATGGCTTAGATGAAGTCATTAATGGCCAAGGCTGGTATTCAATTGAGTTAATCAGTCCAAATACAGACAGTATTGTGTGGACAGCCAATAGTGATTTAGATATTTCAAAAATTATAGTTGCAGATATCAATAATGACGGTGCCCAAGAGCTAGTATATGGCGATGGTCAGTGGGGGCAAATTCATGCTTTGTCTTTAAGTTCTGGCGAGGAGTTTTGGCAAATCAATAACCCTGAACACAGTGTTTCTAGTATTTTGGTGGATGATTTTAATCTTGACGGCAAAACAGATATTGCATGGGGAGCGGGTTACACATCTTCAGGTGATGACGGGTTTTATATTCATACCGTTGAAGATAAGTCTATGCAATGGTCGCAAACGATCACTGTCTATTCACAATTTTTGCTAGGACTTGCTGATATTGACGGTAAAGGTGGAATTGATGTTATTTTTTCTGAGAATGGCACAAATAAGCTTCAAGTTATTGATATAGAAACAAAAGAGCAGGTGTTACCTAGCATTGCTTTGACCGATGGTTGGAATGACTACCAGTATGTGATTACTGCTGATTTATTCAATGATGGCAAAAACTATTTAATTGTTGCTGGCTCAGAAACTTACACTGGAAATATACAAGTATTTTCACCAGAAAATGGAAACTTACTGTATACAGTACCTTTTCAAAGTGGCGACCAAATTTCAACGATTGAAGCCCATGACATCAATAACGATGGTCTGTTAGAGCTGATTGTAGGTAACGGCGCATCACACACCGGCAGTGAAGGCTCTTATATACGAGTTTTTAATGGGCAAACGGGTGAGCTACTTAAGCAATCACCTCGCTTACAGAACTTTTGGGGTGGGGTTTCTGGCATAGTCGCAGGCATAGATACACAGCAAAGCAGTAAAGAATTATTTGCTTTAACAGGTAACCAATTAGTTAAATATAATTACACTGATAATAGTGTCACTAATTACTCTTTAAACGACAGTTTTAAGTCGCTAGAGGGTGTTGTTGTTGATGGTAAAAAAGCGCTTTATGTTGCCAACCAGTATGGCCTTTTATTCTCGTTCAAAGAATCAGGAGAAATGTCAGAAGTTGCGCAACTATGTGACAATTCATTAAACAATATAGTATCTACACGCGCAGGCTTCATCTTATTTAGTTGTGAAGATAAGTTTGGAGAGTACGACTTAATTAATGATGAACTACTTTATGAAGTAGCGCGTGCAAATCAACGCAGTTCTATTGTGAGTGCAACATACAAAGGTGTGGACTATTCACTGCTTTCAGGAAAATCTATAGAGGTGTTCTCGAATGAAGCCGCAGCACCTTTAGCTACACCGCAAGATAGCGAGGTAACATCTCATGTGCTTGCAGCAATCGACGTTAATCTTAATTTGAGTGATATTGATTTTGTAGTGTTTGAAAATAGCCCTAGCCTTGGCCAATTAACGTTTATTGACCGCAAAACAGGGCAGTTCACATATACGCCTAACGGCACTGTAGGTGTTGATGAATTAGCGTTTTATACAGTAAAAGGTCGTTCACGTTCTGAGCTCGCAAAGTTCACAGCTACTTTAACAAATCAGGCGCCGGTCGTTGAAAACTCTACGATTAAAACACACTGGAATACACCCTTGATACTTAATTTGCCAGCCTCTGATGCAGATGATGAGCAACTTATTTTCACTGTAAAAAATGAGCCTCAACATGGTCATATTGAGTTACTTGATCAAAACATGGGTGAAATTAAATACACGCCGAGTGGTGAATCTTTACAGCCTGTTTCAATTACTTTTACCGCGCAAGATTCCCTTGAAGAGACGGCACTTGCCAATGTTGTTGTTGAATTAACAAATACCACACCAACAGCTACAGATTTAAGTTATGAAACTTATTACTCAACGGTAGTTAATGGTCGTTTTATTGGCAATGATGAAGATAGTGATGAGTTAGAATTTGAGCTAGTAACAAGCCCAAGTTCTGGCGAGCTTAGTTTTGATAAGGACACTGGCTTGTTTGTCTACGAGCCTGCGGGTGAGTCGACTTATGCTGTTAACTTTAGTTACCGAGCAAAAGACAGATTTGCTTCTTCAGAGGCTAAAACTGTCGTGATTAACGTAGTTGGCAAAGCTGACAACTCAAGTTCTGATTCAGGTTCTGGTGGTAGCGTGTACTACTTAATATCTTTGCTGTTAGCCATGGTCGCGTTTAGACGTAAACTTAAGCTATAA
- a CDS encoding iron-containing alcohol dehydrogenase codes for MLNFIYKNQTEILFGKGQISEISSRLPTDAKVLLLYGGGSIKKNGVYDQAMSALADVDVIEFGGVEPNPTYETLMQAVTTAKEHHVNFILAVGGGSVIDGAKFVAAAYNYAGEPWDILVKGAEFSNPLPIGAVLTLPATGSESNGNSVVTKKETSQKRAFSSPTVQPVFAVLDPEYTFSLPARQVSNGVVDAFVHVIEQYLTYPVNAPLQDRFAEGILQTLISEGPKALSEPQNYDVRANVMWSATMALNGLIGQGVPQDWSTHMIGHELTALYNLDHAQTLAIVLPALMHVQKEQKSIKIQQLGERVFGLNYSDEAEQIDKTIKAVQDFFEAMTVKTRLADYDLDEQAIEAVVANLEKNELTKLGEHGDIDLEKVKSILALAL; via the coding sequence ATGCTAAACTTTATTTATAAAAATCAAACAGAAATTTTATTTGGTAAAGGTCAAATTAGCGAAATTTCATCACGCTTACCAACCGATGCAAAGGTGTTGTTACTCTACGGTGGTGGCTCAATAAAGAAAAACGGCGTATACGACCAAGCTATGAGTGCACTAGCCGATGTTGACGTTATAGAGTTTGGTGGCGTTGAGCCAAACCCAACTTACGAAACACTGATGCAAGCGGTTACAACGGCAAAAGAGCACCATGTTAACTTTATTTTAGCTGTTGGTGGTGGCAGTGTTATTGATGGCGCTAAGTTTGTTGCTGCAGCCTATAACTATGCTGGGGAGCCGTGGGATATCCTTGTTAAAGGGGCAGAGTTTAGCAATCCTTTACCAATCGGTGCGGTATTAACCTTACCAGCAACAGGCTCTGAGAGTAATGGTAACTCAGTGGTAACTAAAAAAGAGACGTCACAAAAGCGCGCTTTTTCGTCACCAACAGTACAACCTGTTTTTGCTGTACTTGATCCTGAATACACGTTTTCGTTGCCTGCACGTCAGGTAAGTAATGGTGTGGTGGATGCGTTTGTTCACGTTATTGAGCAATACTTAACGTACCCTGTTAATGCACCATTACAAGACCGTTTTGCAGAAGGTATTTTGCAAACCTTGATTAGCGAAGGGCCAAAGGCGCTGAGCGAGCCACAAAATTATGATGTTAGAGCTAATGTGATGTGGTCGGCTACGATGGCACTGAATGGTTTAATTGGTCAAGGTGTACCGCAAGATTGGTCTACACATATGATTGGCCATGAATTAACGGCACTTTATAACCTTGATCATGCACAAACCTTGGCGATAGTTCTGCCTGCCTTAATGCATGTTCAAAAAGAACAGAAATCAATTAAAATTCAGCAGCTTGGTGAAAGAGTGTTCGGACTAAATTATAGCGACGAAGCTGAGCAAATCGATAAAACGATTAAAGCTGTACAGGACTTCTTTGAGGCCATGACGGTGAAAACACGTCTAGCTGATTATGACCTTGACGAGCAAGCTATTGAGGCCGTTGTTGCTAATTTAGAGAAAAACGAGCTAACGAAATTAGGTGAGCATGGTGATATTGATTTAGAAAAGGTGAAATCAATCTTAGCATTAGCACTTTGA
- a CDS encoding type 1 glutamine amidotransferase domain-containing protein: MNKVLQCLTFVAASTMSLFAVASEGEVLVILSSETTMELAGGHSIETGYYLNEFGVPAKALADAGYELVLATPKGNAPQVDKKSISVDYFAGDEQKMREIQKFIASLPNINDTASLSEILAGGLSQYDAVFIPGGHAPLIDLANNPEVGEILRHFNQHGKPTAAICHGPITLLSAQTEPKAYYSAIQTGQTASASNWIYDGYKMTIFSDPEERVFESSLEGKKLKFYPAMAMENAGGNMAFASEWQPNVVVDRELITGQNPFSDTLLAEKLLKMLAK, from the coding sequence ATGAACAAGGTTTTGCAGTGTTTAACATTCGTAGCAGCTTCGACTATGTCATTATTTGCTGTGGCAAGTGAAGGCGAGGTATTAGTCATTTTATCAAGCGAGACAACCATGGAACTTGCTGGTGGGCACAGCATTGAGACAGGTTATTACCTTAACGAGTTTGGTGTACCTGCAAAAGCTCTCGCAGATGCGGGCTATGAGCTTGTGTTAGCAACGCCAAAGGGGAATGCTCCGCAGGTTGATAAAAAATCAATCAGCGTAGATTACTTTGCTGGTGATGAGCAAAAAATGAGAGAGATCCAAAAATTTATTGCATCGTTACCCAATATTAATGATACCGCTAGTTTGAGTGAGATTTTGGCAGGCGGTTTGAGCCAATATGATGCAGTGTTTATCCCTGGTGGTCATGCTCCGTTGATTGATTTAGCAAATAATCCTGAAGTCGGTGAAATTTTGCGCCACTTTAATCAACACGGTAAACCTACGGCGGCAATTTGCCACGGCCCAATTACCTTATTATCGGCACAAACTGAGCCGAAGGCGTATTACAGTGCAATCCAAACTGGGCAGACGGCGTCAGCAAGCAATTGGATTTATGATGGCTATAAAATGACAATATTTTCTGATCCAGAAGAGCGAGTGTTTGAAAGCAGTTTAGAAGGTAAAAAGCTTAAGTTCTATCCGGCTATGGCAATGGAAAACGCTGGTGGAAATATGGCATTTGCCAGCGAGTGGCAGCCTAACGTGGTTGTTGACCGCGAACTCATTACGGGGCAAAACCCATTTTCAGATACGTTGTTAGCTGAAAAACTATTAAAAATGTTAGCAAAGTAA
- a CDS encoding LysR family transcriptional regulator, which produces MSYLTQLKTFVEVYRCKNITKAAANLGLSQPSVSAHIQAMESVVGKALFERKARGVTPTAAAHDLALQVSGHIDILEQKIMSIRARSSAVYGTVNIAGPAEYISSVSGPQIANLLQSGNVNLVLHIGNKVSIFDALQSGAADIAIAASEPDPSLFDSLVLDREKLILVMNRLHGREIKDSTITADLLSSYNVVAYDEELPLIRQYFESVFNAKCHSNVIAICPDIRAISNIIRSGIGYSVLPDYLCRDQIKAGELVQLGPVGPENIIYLVWNKGALKHPRIAFAKDVISAFANINYFAN; this is translated from the coding sequence ATGTCTTACCTCACACAGCTAAAAACCTTTGTGGAAGTTTATCGCTGCAAAAATATAACAAAAGCAGCAGCTAACCTCGGTTTGTCGCAACCTTCGGTTTCGGCCCATATTCAAGCCATGGAGTCAGTCGTTGGTAAAGCGTTGTTTGAACGCAAAGCTCGCGGAGTTACTCCGACCGCTGCTGCGCACGATTTAGCACTGCAAGTGTCTGGTCACATTGATATTTTAGAGCAAAAAATTATGTCAATCCGCGCCCGCTCAAGTGCCGTATATGGCACTGTAAATATCGCAGGGCCTGCCGAATATATTAGTAGTGTGTCAGGGCCACAAATCGCCAACTTATTGCAATCTGGCAATGTAAACCTTGTTCTGCATATTGGTAATAAGGTGAGTATTTTTGATGCCTTGCAATCTGGTGCAGCAGATATCGCTATTGCCGCCTCCGAACCCGACCCTTCACTTTTTGATAGCTTAGTGCTTGATAGAGAAAAGCTTATTTTAGTAATGAACCGCCTTCACGGACGAGAAATTAAAGATAGCACTATCACCGCAGACCTTCTCTCAAGCTACAATGTTGTCGCTTATGATGAAGAGCTGCCTCTAATTAGGCAATACTTTGAGTCTGTGTTCAACGCAAAATGCCATTCAAATGTGATAGCTATTTGCCCTGACATTCGTGCAATTAGCAATATTATTCGCTCAGGTATTGGCTACTCTGTGTTGCCTGATTACCTATGCCGCGATCAGATAAAAGCTGGAGAGCTTGTACAGCTGGGCCCTGTAGGCCCAGAAAACATAATTTACTTAGTATGGAACAAAGGCGCCTTAAAGCATCCTCGCATTGCATTTGCCAAAGATGTTATTTCAGCCTTTGCGAATATTAATTACTTTGCAAACTAA
- a CDS encoding isochorismatase family protein — translation MTNTALLIIDLQNDYFAGGAFPLWQAKQVKDQLVEVIKQATECGILPIHIQHIAESRQGLAPFFNQDTIGVNIHPDILKAAPEAPVVVKHYADSFYQTNLDDILKQHGIKKLLIAGMMTQNCVTHTAISEQAKEYDVEVLTDACTTVTEMLHLIALNALAPRVKLLESNQALLSLQSN, via the coding sequence ATGACAAATACAGCTTTATTGATTATCGATTTACAGAATGATTATTTTGCAGGTGGCGCATTTCCTCTATGGCAGGCTAAACAAGTAAAAGATCAGCTTGTTGAGGTAATAAAACAAGCAACAGAATGTGGCATTTTACCTATCCATATTCAACATATTGCTGAATCACGACAAGGCTTGGCTCCTTTTTTTAACCAAGATACGATAGGGGTCAATATTCATCCTGATATTTTAAAAGCAGCACCAGAAGCCCCTGTGGTTGTAAAACACTATGCAGATAGTTTTTATCAAACAAATCTCGATGATATTTTAAAGCAGCACGGTATTAAAAAACTTTTGATCGCAGGTATGATGACTCAAAATTGTGTGACTCATACGGCGATATCTGAGCAAGCAAAAGAATACGACGTGGAAGTCTTAACGGATGCGTGTACAACCGTTACTGAAATGCTTCACTTAATCGCTTTAAATGCCCTTGCCCCACGAGTAAAGCTATTAGAGTCAAATCAAGCTTTGCTTAGTTTGCAAAGTAATTAA
- a CDS encoding helix-turn-helix domain-containing protein → MNVAVLAFPNISPFHLAVPCMVFGEGARSAGIKEFNLAVCSESKAVMPSSSGFDIQARHSISKFDQADIIIIPSWPFPETIPSKELTTSLLTAHQRGAIIVGLCLGAYALAHTGLLDNIEATTHWAYSNDFKARFPKVKLNNQVLYLEHNQLYTSAGTAAAIDCCLHLVRQYLGSKHSNAIARIMVTAPYRTGGQSQFVALPVPNNVTDERLASLLEQIQKNLCATHTIDELAKQMHMSRRTFTRHFQSLTGQSLGQWLLNQRLNYAQQLLEATDLSLEHLSEKCGFGSAVTLRHHFRKQFGLSPRDWRNAFRQA, encoded by the coding sequence TTGAACGTTGCTGTATTAGCATTTCCAAATATCAGCCCATTTCATCTTGCAGTACCATGCATGGTGTTTGGTGAGGGTGCTCGCTCGGCAGGCATCAAAGAATTTAACTTAGCAGTGTGCAGCGAAAGTAAAGCTGTAATGCCTTCAAGCTCGGGGTTTGATATTCAAGCGCGTCATTCAATTTCAAAGTTTGATCAGGCAGATATTATAATTATTCCGTCTTGGCCATTCCCTGAAACAATTCCCTCTAAAGAATTAACAACCAGCTTGCTAACCGCGCATCAGCGTGGCGCTATTATTGTAGGACTTTGCTTAGGAGCTTATGCGTTAGCGCACACTGGGCTTTTAGATAATATTGAAGCAACCACTCATTGGGCCTATAGCAATGACTTCAAAGCACGTTTTCCTAAAGTGAAGCTTAACAATCAAGTGCTTTACCTTGAACATAACCAGCTTTATACATCGGCAGGAACCGCAGCAGCCATTGATTGCTGTTTACACTTAGTACGTCAGTACTTAGGTAGTAAGCACAGCAATGCCATAGCAAGGATAATGGTAACAGCTCCCTATCGAACAGGCGGACAATCACAGTTCGTCGCTTTACCAGTACCAAACAATGTTACAGACGAGCGCTTAGCGTCATTACTTGAACAAATACAAAAAAATCTGTGTGCCACACACACAATAGATGAACTTGCAAAACAAATGCATATGAGCCGACGAACCTTCACCCGCCATTTTCAGTCTCTTACAGGGCAAAGCCTAGGACAATGGCTTTTGAATCAGCGTTTAAACTATGCACAGCAATTACTAGAAGCAACCGATTTATCATTAGAGCACTTGTCAGAAAAATGTGGTTTTGGCTCTGCTGTTACTTTAAGGCATCACTTTCGCAAGCAATTTGGCTTATCACCTAGAGATTGGCGTAATGCATTTCGCCAAGCTTGA
- a CDS encoding S8 family serine peptidase: MKTKLSALTLAIIPLLTVGAHASTQPNKSTKSVDENSILVVFKKGTPAAVRAQARSLVKAKIRDLNSDGIDDRYKHILGGRLANFKLSEVNQKVALEALSKHPAVEYAEPDYQLRVLGIPDDTRFAELWGMNNTGQTGGVADADIDAVEAWDITTGSSEIIVGVIDTGVDYNHPDLQANMWVNPGEIAGDGIDNDGNGYIDDVYGINAITGNGDPMDDQGHGSHVSGTLGASGNNTQGVVGVNHEVSIAGCKFLSSAGTGSTSDAIECVDYFVALKNAGHNIRVTNNSWGGGGYSQALADSITASENADILFVAAAGNDGVDNDVNPHYPSSYEHDSILAVANTTHTDEMAWDSQWGLTSVDMGAPGSAILSTVPGGGYASYSGTSMATPHVAGAAALVLSINPNLTALELKQLLMSSGDANANLAGLTVAGTRLNVHQALLDADPEPSFRLSVAPRNQEIVAGENASYELSIGSIAQWQGVVELSVDSPISGAVLSSNTAQPGESVTLTVPTTEQTTWGDYSVAINAVSGDLEQQEVVGLYVLPQGLTEFSYQNDTPMAIPDTNSQGITSTITINDDITVFDTNTFVDITHTWIGDLIVTLTSPSGTMVTLHNRSGGSADDINETYNSAAFNGEVATGDWTLFVSDNASSDTGTLNAWSLNLTGIGEVSPQPPQAGFTFTADGLNVQFSDASTDVNGDIVSWMWDFGDGATSSDASPTYTYAESGTYSVALTVTDSEGYTDTVTQQLSVSSDVIELELVRANKTRLGYMRVQLGWEGSSADSVNIYRNGELISTTENTGKYLDFERRATESSYSYQVCQSADVCSNEVTVTFD; this comes from the coding sequence ATGAAAACAAAATTATCAGCTTTAACACTGGCTATTATTCCACTCCTTACGGTTGGTGCACATGCAAGCACTCAGCCTAATAAATCGACAAAAAGTGTGGATGAAAATAGCATATTGGTAGTATTTAAAAAAGGAACGCCTGCAGCAGTTCGAGCACAAGCACGTTCTTTAGTTAAAGCAAAAATAAGAGACTTAAATTCAGATGGTATCGATGACCGTTACAAACACATTTTAGGTGGTCGGTTAGCAAACTTTAAGCTTTCAGAAGTAAACCAAAAAGTTGCATTAGAAGCCTTATCTAAGCATCCAGCAGTAGAATATGCAGAGCCTGATTATCAGTTACGGGTATTAGGTATTCCTGATGATACTCGTTTTGCTGAACTTTGGGGGATGAATAACACTGGGCAAACAGGGGGAGTTGCTGATGCTGATATCGATGCAGTTGAAGCATGGGACATAACCACAGGTTCAAGTGAGATAATCGTTGGGGTTATTGATACTGGTGTAGATTATAATCATCCTGACTTACAAGCAAATATGTGGGTAAACCCTGGCGAGATAGCTGGGGATGGTATCGATAATGATGGTAATGGCTACATTGATGATGTTTATGGCATAAATGCGATTACAGGAAATGGTGATCCTATGGATGATCAGGGGCACGGATCGCATGTATCAGGTACGTTAGGTGCTTCTGGTAATAATACGCAAGGAGTTGTGGGTGTAAATCATGAAGTATCTATCGCAGGTTGTAAGTTTTTGAGCTCAGCGGGAACGGGTTCTACGTCAGATGCAATTGAGTGTGTTGACTATTTTGTAGCCCTTAAAAATGCCGGTCATAATATTAGGGTAACGAATAATAGTTGGGGAGGAGGTGGCTATAGCCAAGCCTTAGCTGATTCTATTACAGCCAGTGAAAATGCAGATATTTTATTTGTCGCAGCGGCAGGTAACGATGGCGTCGACAATGATGTAAACCCTCATTACCCATCTAGTTATGAACATGATTCAATTTTGGCAGTGGCAAATACAACGCATACAGATGAAATGGCCTGGGACTCGCAGTGGGGCTTAACAAGCGTTGATATGGGAGCGCCAGGTAGTGCAATTTTATCAACAGTACCTGGGGGCGGTTATGCTTCTTATTCTGGTACTTCAATGGCTACACCACATGTTGCTGGGGCTGCAGCACTCGTGCTATCAATTAATCCTAATTTAACTGCGCTAGAATTAAAACAGTTACTAATGAGTAGCGGTGATGCTAATGCAAATTTAGCTGGGTTGACAGTTGCTGGCACCCGTTTAAATGTTCATCAGGCACTACTCGATGCAGATCCTGAGCCTAGTTTTAGATTGTCTGTTGCACCACGGAATCAAGAAATTGTAGCAGGTGAGAATGCAAGCTACGAGTTGAGTATTGGCTCCATTGCACAATGGCAAGGTGTGGTTGAATTATCGGTAGACAGCCCTATTAGCGGTGCTGTGTTATCATCAAATACAGCTCAGCCCGGCGAGTCTGTTACTTTAACCGTTCCTACAACTGAACAAACCACATGGGGAGATTACAGTGTAGCTATAAACGCTGTATCGGGTGACTTGGAGCAACAAGAAGTTGTCGGATTATATGTATTGCCGCAAGGTTTAACCGAGTTTAGCTATCAAAATGACACCCCGATGGCTATTCCTGATACTAACTCACAGGGTATTACATCTACTATTACCATTAATGATGACATCACCGTTTTTGATACAAATACCTTTGTAGATATAACACATACTTGGATTGGCGATTTAATTGTTACCTTAACATCTCCATCAGGTACGATGGTAACCTTACATAATAGGTCGGGTGGTAGTGCTGATGACATCAATGAAACTTATAATTCGGCGGCTTTCAATGGTGAAGTTGCCACAGGTGACTGGACTCTCTTTGTGTCTGATAATGCCAGCTCTGATACAGGTACTCTCAATGCTTGGTCATTAAACTTAACTGGGATTGGAGAAGTCTCTCCTCAACCGCCACAAGCTGGATTTACATTTACTGCAGATGGCTTAAATGTTCAGTTTTCAGATGCGAGTACTGATGTAAATGGTGATATTGTCAGTTGGATGTGGGACTTTGGTGATGGCGCAACAAGCTCTGATGCTAGCCCAACTTATACTTATGCAGAATCAGGAACTTACTCTGTAGCCTTAACAGTGACCGATAGTGAAGGATATACCGATACTGTAACCCAACAACTGTCAGTGAGCTCTGATGTAATTGAACTTGAATTAGTGCGCGCTAATAAAACACGCCTTGGCTACATGCGTGTGCAGCTTGGTTGGGAAGGAAGTAGTGCCGATAGCGTTAACATTTATCGTAATGGCGAGCTGATCAGTACTACAGAAAATACCGGCAAATACCTAGATTTTGAACGTAGAGCAACAGAAAGCTCGTACTCTTATCAGGTTTGTCAATCAGCAGATGTATGCTCAAATGAAGTAACTGTTACATTTGATTAG